In Gorilla gorilla gorilla isolate KB3781 chromosome 12, NHGRI_mGorGor1-v2.1_pri, whole genome shotgun sequence, the following are encoded in one genomic region:
- the LOC101134651 gene encoding ankyrin repeat domain-containing protein 18B-like, giving the protein MKSKTARSTPNRDFHNHEEMKGLMDENCILKADIAILRQEICTMKNDNLEKENKYLKDIKIVEETNAALENYIKLNEEMITETAFQYQQELNDLKAENTSLNAELLKEKESKKRLEADIESYQSRLAAAISKHSESVKTERNLKLALERTQDVSVQVEMSSAISKVKDENEFLTEQLSETQIKFRALKDKFCKTRDSLRKKSLALETVQNDLSQTQQQTQEMKEMYQNAEGKVNNSTGKWNCVEERICHLQRENAWLVKQLDDVHQKEDHKEIVTNILRGFIESGKKDLVLEEKSKKLMNECDHLKESLFQYEREKAEGVVVVRQLQQEVADSVKKLTTLESPLEGISRCHINLDETQASKKKLFQVESQPKKENEELRKLFELTSSLKYNVNRIRKKNDELEEEATGYKKLLEMTINMLNVFGNEDFDCHGDLKTDQLKMDILIKKLKQKFVDLTAEKEALSSKCVNLAKDNQVLQQEFLSMKKVQQECEKLEEDKKMLKEEILNLKTHMENNRVELSKLQEYKLELDEKAMQAVEKLEEIHLQEQAQYEKQLEQLNKDNMASLNKKELTLKDVECKFSEMKTAYEEVTTELEEYKEAFEAALKANNSMSKKLTKSNKKIAVISMKLLMEKEQMKYFLSTLPTRRDPESPCVENLTSIGLNRKYIPQTPIRIPISSPQTSNSCKNSLTVMELDCVEQITRETKRIVAVLNTCSRLLTSL; this is encoded by the exons gattttcatAATCATGAAGAAATGAAAGGTCTGATGGATGAAAATTGCATTTTGAAGGCAGATATTGCTATACTCAGacaggaaatatgtacaatgaaaaatgacaacttggaaaaagaaaataaatatcttaagGACATTAAAATTGTTGAAGAAACAAATGCTGCCCTTGAAAACTATATAAAACTCAATGAGGAAATGATAACAGAAACAGCATTCCAGTATCAACAAGAGCTTAATGATCTCAAGGCTGAGAATACAAGTCTCAATGCCGAACtgttgaaggaaaaagaaagcaagaaaagactGGAAGCTGACATTGAATCTTATCAGTCTAGACTGGCTGCTGCTATAAGTAAACACAGTGAAAgtgtgaaaacagaaagaaacctaAAACTTGCTTTAGAGAGAACACAAGATGTTTCTGTACAAGTAGAAATGAGTTCTGCTATTTCCAAAGTAAAAGATGAGAATGAGTTTCTTACTGAACAACTTTCTGAAACACAAATTAAATTCAGAGCCTTAAAAGATAAGTTCTGTAAGACAAGAGATAGTCTCAGAAAAAAGTCATTGGCTTTAGAAACTGTACAAAACGACCTAAGCCAAACACAGCAGCAAACACAGGAAATGAAAGAGATGTATCAAAATGCAGAAGGTAAAGTGAATAATTCCACTGGAAAGTGGAACTGTGTAGAAGAGAGGATATGTCACCTCCAACGTGAAAATGCGTGGCTTGTAAAGCAACTAGATGACGTTCATCAGAAAGAGGATCATAAAGAGATAGTAACTAATATCCTAAGAGGCTTTATTGAGAGTGGAAAGAAAGACCTCGTGCTAGAAGAGAAAAGTAAGAAGCTAATGAATGAATGTGATCATTTAAAAGAAAGTCTCTTTcagtatgagagagagaaagcagaaggAGTA gtGGTTGTGAGACAACTTCAACAAGAAGTGGCTGACAGCGTAAAAAAATTAACGACGTTAGAGTCTCCACTGGAAGGTATATCACGTTGTCACATTAATTTGGATGAGACACAGGcctcaaagaagaaattatttcaagTGGAAAGTCAA cctaaaaaagaaaatgaagaattaaGAAAACTTTTTGAGTTAACATCATCACTGAAGTATAATGTGAAtcgaataagaaagaaaaatgatgaattAGAAGAAGAGGCAACTGG ATACAAGAAACTCCTGGAAATgacaataaatatgttaaatgtatTTGGAAATGAAGACTTTGATTGCCATGGAGACTTAAAAACAGATCAACTGAAAATGGATATTCTGATTAAGAAGCTAAAACagaag TTTGTTGATCTTACGGCAGAGAAGGAAGCTTTATCTTCAAAATGTGTCAATTTGGCTAAAGACAATCAAGTTCTTCAACAGGAGTTTTTATCTATGAAAAAAGTACAACAGGAATGTGAAAAACTTGAGGAGGATAAAAAGAtgttgaaagaagaaatattaaatcTTAAGACACATATGGAAAACAATAGGGTAGAACTTAGTAAACTACAAGAATATAAATTGGAGCTAGATGAAAAGGCAATGCAGGCAgtagaaaaattagaagaaatccatttacag gaACAAGCACAATATGAAAAACAATTAGAGCAGTTAAACAAGGATAATATGGCTTCACTAAATAAGAAGGAACTCACACTTAAAGATGTGGAATGTAAATTCTCAGAAATGAAAACTGCTTATGAAGAGGTTACAACTGAATTAGAAGAATATAAGGAAGCCTTTGAAGCAGCATTGAAAGCTAACaattccatgtcaaaaaaattaacaaa atcaaataagaaaatagcaGTGATCAGCATGAAGCTCCTTATGGAGAAAGAGCAGATGAAATATTTTCTCAGCACTCTTCCTACAAGGCGAGACCCAGAGTCACCTTGTGTTGAAAATCTTACTAGTATAGGACTCAACAGAAAATATATTCCCCAAACACCCATAAGAATTCCTATTTCAAGCCCACAGACTTCAAATAGCTGCAAGAACTCCTTGACTGTG atGGAGCTGGACTGTGTAGAACAAATAACtagagaaacaaagagaa ttgtTGCTGTGTTGAACACTTGCTCCCGTCTACTTACTTCTCTATAA